From Humibacter ginsenosidimutans, a single genomic window includes:
- a CDS encoding DUF4191 domain-containing protein: protein MARKDSAATKEPGRIKQMWQVFQMTRRYDPRAQWYMLGTLLLGAVIGVVLALTLTGGNVFSVVLWIVAGVLLGALGAIIVLGRRAERAAYSQIEGQPGAVGAVLRSSLKRTWRGSEMPVAVNGRTRDAVYRAVGRGGIVLIGEGPATRTRKMVEDEKRKIARIVPNVAITVFSVGPDSDAVPLHRLAGRMAKIKTSLTKPEVLAVDNRLNSLGTQMPIPKGVDPMKARPQRAR from the coding sequence ATGGCACGTAAGGACTCCGCTGCGACGAAGGAACCCGGCCGCATCAAGCAGATGTGGCAGGTGTTCCAGATGACCCGCCGCTACGACCCTCGGGCGCAGTGGTACATGCTGGGCACGCTTCTGCTCGGTGCGGTCATCGGCGTTGTGCTCGCGCTCACGCTCACCGGCGGCAACGTGTTCTCCGTGGTGCTCTGGATCGTGGCGGGTGTGCTCCTGGGGGCTCTCGGCGCGATCATCGTGCTCGGACGCCGTGCGGAGCGGGCCGCGTATTCGCAGATCGAGGGACAGCCGGGCGCCGTCGGTGCGGTGCTGCGCAGTTCGCTGAAGCGCACGTGGCGCGGCAGCGAGATGCCGGTGGCGGTCAACGGCCGAACCCGCGATGCCGTCTACCGCGCCGTCGGCCGCGGCGGCATCGTGCTGATCGGCGAGGGGCCGGCCACGCGCACGCGCAAGATGGTCGAGGACGAGAAGCGCAAGATCGCGCGCATCGTCCCGAACGTCGCCATCACGGTGTTCAGCGTCGGACCCGATTCCGACGCCGTGCCGCTGCACAGGCTCGCCGGCCGCATGGCGAAGATCAAGACCTCTCTCACGAAGCCAGAGGTGCTCGCGGTCGACAACCGCCTGAACTCGCTCGGCACGCAGATGCCGATCCCGAAGGGCGTCGACCCGATGAAGGCGCGCCCGCAGCGCGCCCGCTGA
- the lipA gene encoding lipoyl synthase has translation MTAAPDGRRLLRLEARNAETPIERKPEWIKTRARMGPEYTQLQQLVKTEQLHTVCQEAGCPNIYECWEDREATFLIGGSQCTRRCDFCQIDTGRPAAFDADEPRRVGESVTTMGLRYATVTGVARDDLPDEGAWLYAETIRQIHAQSPGTGVEILVPDFSGRPEHLQQVFDAAPEVFAHNVETVPRLFKRVRPAFRYERSLDVITQGRAAGMNTKSNLILGMGETRAEVSAALRDLHEAGTDILTITQYLRPSPRHMPVDRWVRPEEFVELKAEAEQVGFLGVLAGPLVRSSYRAGRLWAQSMTAKGRPIPEAMSALADASLGFAQAVG, from the coding sequence ATGACCGCGGCACCCGACGGACGCAGACTGCTGCGTCTGGAAGCACGCAATGCCGAGACGCCGATCGAACGCAAGCCCGAGTGGATCAAGACCCGTGCGCGCATGGGGCCCGAGTACACGCAGCTGCAGCAGCTCGTGAAGACCGAGCAGCTGCACACCGTGTGTCAGGAGGCGGGCTGCCCGAACATCTACGAGTGCTGGGAAGACCGAGAGGCCACGTTCCTCATCGGCGGCAGCCAGTGCACCAGGCGATGCGACTTCTGCCAGATCGACACGGGCAGACCGGCGGCGTTCGACGCCGACGAGCCGCGCCGCGTCGGTGAGAGCGTGACGACGATGGGCCTCCGCTACGCGACGGTCACGGGTGTCGCACGGGACGACCTCCCCGACGAGGGAGCCTGGCTCTACGCGGAGACGATCAGGCAGATCCACGCGCAGTCCCCCGGCACGGGTGTCGAGATCCTGGTGCCCGACTTCAGCGGTCGCCCCGAGCACCTGCAGCAAGTGTTCGACGCCGCCCCCGAGGTGTTCGCCCACAATGTCGAGACGGTGCCGAGACTCTTCAAGCGGGTCCGTCCCGCTTTCCGGTACGAGCGTTCGCTCGATGTGATCACGCAGGGCCGCGCGGCCGGCATGAACACGAAGTCCAACCTCATTCTCGGCATGGGCGAGACCAGAGCCGAGGTCAGCGCGGCATTGCGCGATCTGCACGAAGCGGGCACGGACATCCTCACCATCACGCAATACCTGCGGCCGAGCCCACGCCACATGCCCGTCGACCGATGGGTGCGGCCGGAGGAGTTCGTCGAGCTCAAGGCCGAGGCTGAGCAGGTCGGATTCCTCGGTGTGCTCGCCGGCCCACTCGTGCGCTCGTCGTATCGAGCAGGCCGGCTGTGGGCGCAGTCGATGACGGCGAAGGGACGACCTATTCCCGAGGCCATGAGCGCGTTGGCGGATGCCTCGCTCGGCTTCGCGCAGGCGGTGGGCTGA
- the glnA gene encoding type I glutamate--ammonia ligase, producing MFSDSSEVLKFIKDTDVKFLDIRFTDLPGVQQHFNIPASTVDEEFFSVGQLFDGSSIRGFASIHESDMQLIPDVSTAYVDPFRAERTLIMVFDIFNPRNGEVYSKDPRQVAKKAEKYLASTGIADTAFFAPEAEFYIFDDVRYEVKQNAAFHIVDSEEAAWNSGRIEEGGNLGNKTPYKGGYFPVSPVDKTADLRDDISLKLIDAGLELERAHHEVGTGGQQEINYRFDTMVHAADDILKFKYIVKNTAEQWGKTATFMPKPLFGDNGSGMHTHQSLWNDGKPLFYDEAGYGGLSDVARWYIGGLLKHAASVLAFTNPTVNSFHRLVPGFEAPVNLVYSAGNRSAAIRIPITGTNPKAKRIEFRAPDASGNPYLAFAAQLMAGIDGIRNRIEPHEPVDKDLYELPPEEAKSIPQVPGTLDAVLDALEADHDFLTVGNVFTPELIETWIDYKREKEIKPLAQRPHPFEFELYYGV from the coding sequence ATGTTCAGTGATTCTTCCGAGGTGCTCAAGTTCATCAAGGACACGGACGTCAAGTTCCTCGACATCCGGTTCACCGATCTTCCCGGTGTGCAGCAGCACTTCAACATCCCCGCCTCCACTGTCGACGAGGAGTTCTTCTCCGTCGGTCAGCTCTTCGACGGTTCGTCGATTCGTGGTTTCGCGTCGATCCATGAGTCGGACATGCAGCTGATCCCCGACGTGTCGACTGCGTATGTCGATCCGTTCCGGGCCGAGCGCACGTTGATCATGGTGTTCGACATCTTCAACCCGCGCAATGGTGAGGTGTACAGCAAGGACCCGCGTCAGGTGGCGAAGAAGGCGGAGAAGTACCTGGCTTCCACGGGTATCGCGGACACGGCGTTCTTCGCTCCGGAGGCCGAGTTCTACATCTTCGACGACGTGCGTTACGAGGTGAAGCAGAACGCCGCGTTCCATATCGTCGATTCGGAGGAGGCGGCCTGGAACTCCGGTCGTATCGAAGAGGGCGGCAACCTCGGCAACAAGACTCCGTACAAGGGTGGCTACTTCCCGGTCTCGCCGGTGGACAAGACCGCCGACTTGCGGGACGACATCTCGCTGAAGCTGATCGACGCAGGCCTGGAGCTGGAGCGCGCGCATCATGAGGTGGGCACCGGTGGTCAGCAGGAGATCAACTACCGGTTCGACACGATGGTGCACGCGGCCGATGACATCCTGAAGTTCAAGTACATCGTGAAGAACACGGCAGAGCAGTGGGGCAAGACCGCCACGTTCATGCCGAAGCCGCTCTTCGGCGACAACGGGTCGGGCATGCACACCCACCAGTCGCTGTGGAACGACGGCAAGCCGCTGTTCTACGACGAGGCCGGCTACGGCGGCCTGTCCGACGTGGCCCGCTGGTACATCGGCGGTCTGCTCAAGCACGCCGCATCCGTGTTGGCGTTCACGAACCCGACGGTGAACTCGTTCCACCGCCTGGTCCCCGGCTTCGAGGCACCCGTCAACCTGGTGTACTCCGCCGGCAACCGCTCGGCCGCGATCCGTATCCCGATCACCGGCACGAACCCGAAGGCCAAGCGCATCGAGTTCCGTGCACCTGACGCTTCCGGCAACCCCTACCTCGCGTTCGCAGCCCAGCTGATGGCCGGCATCGACGGCATCCGCAACCGCATCGAACCCCACGAACCGGTCGACAAGGACCTCTACGAGCTGCCGCCAGAGGAGGCCAAGAGCATCCCGCAGGTGCCAGGCACCCTGGATGCCGTTCTCGACGCACTCGAAGCCGACCACGACTTCCTCACCGTGGGCAACGTCTTCACGCCCGAACTGATCGAGACCTGGATCGACTACAAACGCGAGAAAGAGATCAAACCCCTCGCACAGCGTCCCCACCCGTTCGAGTTCGAGCTCTACTACGGCGTGTAG
- a CDS encoding bifunctional [glutamine synthetase] adenylyltransferase/[glutamine synthetase]-adenylyl-L-tyrosine phosphorylase, whose translation MPSITLTELARAGFVGLSDARARLDEVQSLGGPAPTVVIGAITKAADPDAALERLLELLHRRPDEAAATFTDEDALQRLLLVLGSSSGLAEFLCRAPDALAVFGHPADVLPTEAELRTDLLDAVGARDGVASLDGEDAWRALRVRYRTRLTEIALHDLTQADPVSGLDAVARTLAALAGAALDASLAAARHTASTAGPGGFSPQDVAGTKLTVIGMGKTGAEELNYLSDVDVIFVVEGDDDAGVSAARAVDVGTRLASLTMRGIDSMEIEPPLWEVDANLRPEGKDGALVRTLESHLAYYERWAKDWEFQALLKARPIAGDVELGHRYIAALTPAVWASAARDGFVDSVQRMRERVTANIPADEVDRQLKLGPGGLRDIEFTVQLLQLVHGHTDASVRVAGTLPALQALAAGGYIGREEAAEFARDYRVLRLLEHRIQLRELRRSHLMPRDEDQLRTLARGTGLAAGARELVAVWGDVKRRVRGLHERLFYRPLLAAVAALPGDEATLTGEQAEARLAAIGFVDPHGALGHIAALTAGVSRRAAIQRTLLPVLLQWFADGADPDYGLLTFRRLSEDLGSTHWFLRMLRDSSGAAEHLTRILAGSRFAGELLGLIPESVAWLDDDDNLRPRSRKALDDEVAAILDRYDDPDASARAIRAVRRREMLRLAFAGILDVGTVEEIAHALTDISEITIAGVLTAIRAAEPAPIEFAVIAMGRFGGRELGFGSDADVIYVFRPREGADPDATHTAALKYVAELKRLTEDARLPFDLDMDLRPEGRNGTPARSLESYRAYYRRWSLTWEAQALLRARGVAGDRTLLDDFGELADEVRYPIAIGDKDVREVKRIKARVENERLPQGVDPTRHLKLGRGSLSDVEWLVQLQQLEHAHDAAALRTTSTLEALSACVDLGYLERADAERLRDAWLLASRARSALTLWADKTSDVLPADRKALDGIARLLGHPRGCATLFEEEYLAVTRRARTVFERNFYDS comes from the coding sequence ATGCCGTCGATCACGCTGACCGAGCTCGCCAGGGCGGGCTTCGTAGGACTGTCCGACGCGAGGGCCAGACTCGACGAGGTGCAGTCGCTCGGCGGACCCGCGCCCACCGTCGTGATCGGCGCCATCACGAAGGCCGCAGACCCCGATGCCGCACTCGAACGGCTGCTCGAGCTGTTGCACAGGAGGCCGGACGAGGCGGCCGCGACGTTCACCGATGAGGATGCCCTGCAACGGCTCCTTCTCGTGCTCGGCTCCTCGAGCGGGCTGGCCGAGTTCCTCTGCCGCGCGCCGGACGCACTCGCCGTGTTCGGGCATCCGGCGGATGTGCTGCCCACGGAGGCCGAGTTGCGCACAGACCTGCTCGATGCGGTCGGCGCACGCGACGGTGTCGCATCCCTCGACGGCGAGGACGCGTGGCGCGCACTTCGCGTGCGCTACCGCACCCGACTGACCGAGATCGCCCTGCACGACCTCACCCAGGCGGATCCGGTGAGCGGTCTCGATGCCGTGGCGAGAACCCTCGCCGCATTGGCGGGGGCCGCGCTCGATGCGTCGCTCGCGGCGGCTCGGCACACGGCGTCGACCGCGGGTCCCGGCGGCTTCTCGCCTCAGGACGTCGCAGGCACCAAGCTCACGGTGATCGGCATGGGAAAGACGGGCGCCGAGGAGCTCAACTACCTCAGCGACGTCGACGTCATCTTCGTGGTCGAGGGCGACGACGACGCCGGCGTCTCCGCCGCGAGGGCCGTCGACGTCGGGACGAGGCTCGCCTCCCTGACCATGCGCGGCATCGACTCGATGGAGATCGAGCCTCCGCTCTGGGAGGTCGATGCCAACCTGCGCCCTGAGGGCAAGGACGGCGCGCTGGTTCGCACGTTGGAGTCCCACCTCGCGTACTACGAACGCTGGGCGAAGGACTGGGAGTTCCAGGCACTGCTGAAGGCCCGCCCCATCGCGGGCGACGTCGAGTTGGGGCACAGGTACATCGCGGCGTTGACGCCCGCGGTGTGGGCGAGTGCTGCCAGGGACGGCTTCGTCGATTCGGTGCAGCGCATGCGCGAACGGGTGACGGCGAACATCCCGGCCGACGAGGTCGACCGACAGCTGAAGCTCGGTCCAGGCGGGCTGCGCGACATCGAGTTCACGGTGCAGCTGCTCCAGCTCGTGCACGGCCACACGGATGCCTCGGTGCGTGTTGCAGGCACGCTCCCGGCCCTGCAGGCATTGGCTGCCGGCGGCTACATCGGGCGTGAGGAAGCGGCGGAGTTCGCCAGGGACTATCGCGTCTTGCGTCTGCTCGAGCACCGCATCCAACTCCGTGAGCTGCGTCGATCGCACCTGATGCCGCGCGATGAGGACCAGCTTCGCACCCTGGCCCGCGGCACCGGGCTTGCCGCGGGCGCTCGTGAGCTCGTCGCCGTGTGGGGCGACGTCAAACGCCGCGTGCGCGGTCTGCACGAACGACTGTTCTATCGGCCGTTGCTCGCCGCGGTGGCCGCGCTGCCCGGCGACGAGGCGACGCTCACCGGCGAGCAGGCCGAGGCTCGCCTCGCCGCCATCGGGTTCGTTGATCCGCACGGGGCGCTCGGGCACATCGCCGCGCTCACGGCAGGCGTCTCGCGCCGCGCGGCCATTCAGCGCACGCTGCTGCCGGTGCTGCTGCAGTGGTTCGCCGACGGCGCCGATCCCGACTACGGCCTGCTCACCTTCCGCAGGCTGAGCGAGGACCTCGGATCGACTCACTGGTTCCTGCGCATGCTTCGCGATTCGTCAGGGGCGGCGGAACACCTCACCCGCATCCTTGCCGGATCGCGCTTCGCGGGGGAGCTGCTCGGGCTGATCCCGGAGAGCGTGGCGTGGCTCGATGACGACGACAATCTCCGCCCGCGCTCCCGCAAGGCGCTCGACGACGAGGTGGCGGCCATCCTCGACCGGTACGACGATCCGGATGCCTCCGCACGGGCGATTCGGGCCGTTCGGCGACGCGAGATGCTCCGGTTGGCGTTCGCGGGCATCCTCGATGTCGGCACGGTGGAGGAGATCGCCCACGCGCTCACCGACATCTCGGAGATCACGATCGCAGGGGTCTTGACGGCGATCCGTGCTGCGGAGCCCGCCCCGATCGAGTTCGCGGTGATCGCGATGGGCCGCTTCGGCGGACGCGAGCTCGGCTTCGGCTCCGATGCCGACGTGATCTACGTGTTCCGGCCGCGCGAGGGGGCCGACCCGGATGCCACGCACACCGCAGCGCTGAAATACGTCGCCGAGCTGAAGCGGCTGACGGAGGACGCCAGGTTGCCGTTCGATCTCGACATGGATCTGCGTCCCGAGGGTCGCAACGGCACACCGGCCCGCTCGCTCGAGTCGTACCGCGCGTACTACCGGCGCTGGTCGCTGACCTGGGAGGCGCAGGCCCTGCTGCGGGCCCGCGGTGTGGCGGGGGACCGCACGCTCCTCGACGACTTCGGCGAGCTCGCCGACGAGGTTCGCTACCCGATCGCCATCGGCGACAAGGATGTGCGCGAGGTGAAGCGCATCAAGGCCAGGGTCGAGAACGAGCGGTTGCCGCAGGGCGTGGACCCGACCCGCCACCTCAAGCTCGGCAGGGGCTCGCTCAGCGACGTGGAGTGGCTCGTCCAGCTGCAGCAGCTAGAGCACGCTCACGATGCGGCGGCGCTGCGCACGACATCGACGCTCGAGGCGCTGTCGGCGTGCGTCGACCTCGGGTATCTGGAGCGAGCGGATGCCGAGCGGCTTCGCGATGCCTGGCTGCTGGCATCCAGGGCCAGAAGTGCGCTCACGCTCTGGGCAGACAAGACCTCTGATGTGCTGCCAGCCGACCGTAAGGCGCTCGACGGGATCGCCCGCCTCCTCGGACATCCACGAGGCTGCGCGACGCTGTTCGAGGAGGAGTACCTCGCCGTCACGCGTCGCGCCAGAACGGTCTTCGAGCGCAACTTCTACGACTCCTGA
- a CDS encoding protein kinase domain-containing protein has translation MVGRRGERTPAAGSVGTGDASDVWDELGGYRLLRALGRGSHATAYLATGDNGEVVVKVYDTTVEPARIRNEADALTAIVSPHVVELVDVSATARRPVSLVLERLTGPSLVHWLGERSVVEVGECVTVCASVVRAVRAVHVAGWVHGGVSSSSIRFDAAGCPVLLGFGASVPATPEGILADWAGCKGIIAATLAKAVDLDPREGERVGAALARLLDRSRPEEVADAAMHVEDALFALGPAAPVSLSSGSPGAPAVVPLRVEPQPAQTPLEPVREGAASKPNGLLGTATQLLEHGVADAARRRLTTLLSRHRRPAAIAVGAAALLTVVALVALPGPPDDGAAASKASPTTPDTSTTTAVTPAARHASDAPTATAGTSSSTPPAPDDPVRAAAALFLLRQGCLERHAVSCLVDSDQTDSPLYAADAALIAGKVAPAAAPQPSQLSLVESLGDTAVIAIAPIDAATTKPASALVIRTEAGWRLRAMFAN, from the coding sequence ATGGTTGGAAGACGAGGCGAAAGAACGCCCGCGGCGGGCAGCGTCGGCACCGGTGACGCGAGCGACGTGTGGGACGAACTGGGCGGGTACCGACTCCTGCGTGCGCTCGGACGCGGCAGCCACGCGACCGCCTATCTGGCCACGGGAGATAACGGCGAGGTCGTCGTCAAGGTGTACGACACCACTGTCGAGCCCGCTCGGATCAGGAACGAGGCCGATGCGCTCACGGCGATCGTCTCACCGCACGTGGTCGAACTCGTCGACGTCTCGGCGACAGCCCGTCGACCGGTCTCGCTGGTGCTCGAGCGCCTCACCGGCCCGAGCCTCGTCCACTGGCTCGGCGAGCGATCCGTCGTGGAGGTGGGGGAGTGCGTGACGGTCTGCGCCTCCGTCGTGCGCGCCGTCCGAGCTGTGCACGTCGCGGGATGGGTGCACGGTGGGGTCTCGTCGTCGAGCATTCGATTCGACGCTGCCGGATGCCCTGTGCTGCTCGGATTCGGTGCGAGCGTTCCGGCGACGCCGGAGGGCATCCTTGCCGACTGGGCAGGGTGCAAGGGCATCATCGCCGCGACCTTGGCCAAGGCTGTCGACCTCGACCCGCGTGAGGGCGAGAGGGTGGGCGCAGCGCTCGCTCGCCTCCTCGACAGGTCGAGACCGGAGGAGGTGGCAGACGCCGCCATGCACGTCGAGGATGCCCTGTTCGCCCTCGGACCGGCGGCCCCGGTCTCCCTCTCGAGCGGCTCGCCCGGTGCTCCCGCCGTCGTTCCTCTGCGCGTTGAGCCCCAGCCCGCTCAGACGCCACTGGAACCGGTTCGAGAAGGCGCTGCGTCGAAGCCGAACGGGCTCTTGGGAACCGCGACGCAGCTGCTGGAGCACGGTGTGGCGGATGCCGCGCGGCGCCGTCTCACGACGCTGCTGTCCCGGCATCGTCGCCCGGCCGCGATCGCTGTCGGCGCTGCGGCGCTGCTCACCGTCGTCGCGTTGGTCGCGCTGCCAGGGCCGCCGGATGACGGAGCCGCGGCCTCCAAGGCTTCACCGACGACACCCGACACGTCGACGACGACCGCTGTCACCCCCGCTGCCCGGCACGCTTCCGACGCTCCGACGGCGACAGCCGGAACGAGCTCCTCGACCCCGCCGGCACCCGACGATCCGGTGCGCGCGGCCGCCGCGCTGTTCCTGCTTCGGCAGGGCTGTCTCGAACGACATGCCGTGTCGTGTCTCGTCGATTCCGATCAGACCGACTCGCCCCTGTACGCGGCCGACGCAGCGCTCATCGCAGGCAAGGTCGCTCCTGCCGCAGCGCCGCAGCCCTCCCAGTTGTCGTTGGTCGAATCGTTGGGGGACACCGCTGTCATCGCCATCGCGCCGATCGATGCTGCAACGACGAAGCCGGCTTCAGCCCTGGTGATCAGGACCGAAGCCGGCTGGCGCCTTCGCGCGATGTTCGCTAACTGA
- the lipB gene encoding lipoyl(octanoyl) transferase LipB, which yields MIDYVDTGLSANSVPYLDALEQQRAVHAAVVDGRAPDTVILLEHESVYTAGKRTEASERPFDGTPVIDVDRGGKITWHGPGQLVGYPILRLPDPIDVVGYVRRLEGMLIDVLAELDVDGHRVDGRSGVWVSQDGPDAKIAAIGIRVASGVTMHGFALNCSNDLEPYDHIVACGIRDAGVTTISRELGRTVTPQDAAPLVRAHFDSVIGVVA from the coding sequence GTGATCGACTACGTCGACACGGGGCTAAGCGCCAACTCCGTGCCGTATCTCGACGCTCTCGAACAGCAGCGTGCCGTGCACGCCGCCGTTGTCGACGGGCGGGCGCCAGACACCGTCATCCTTCTCGAACACGAGTCCGTCTACACGGCGGGCAAGCGCACCGAGGCCTCCGAGCGGCCGTTCGACGGCACGCCGGTGATCGACGTCGACCGCGGCGGCAAGATCACCTGGCACGGGCCCGGTCAGCTCGTCGGCTATCCGATTCTGAGGCTGCCGGACCCCATCGATGTCGTCGGCTACGTGCGGCGCCTCGAAGGCATGCTCATCGACGTGCTCGCCGAGCTCGACGTCGACGGCCACCGGGTCGATGGTCGCAGCGGCGTGTGGGTCTCCCAGGACGGGCCGGATGCGAAGATCGCGGCCATCGGCATCCGGGTCGCTTCCGGCGTCACGATGCACGGCTTCGCACTCAACTGCAGCAACGACCTCGAGCCGTACGACCACATCGTGGCGTGCGGCATCCGCGATGCCGGCGTGACCACGATCTCGCGCGAGCTCGGTCGCACGGTGACTCCGCAGGATGCCGCGCCGCTGGTGCGCGCGCACTTCGACTCCGTGATCGGTGTGGTCGCATGA
- the glnA gene encoding type I glutamate--ammonia ligase: MDKQRDFVLRTIEERGVKFVRLWFTDVVGTLKSVAIAPAEVEGAFTEGLGFDGSAIEGLTRTFESDLLAHPDPTTFQILPWRGEIDPTARMFCDISTPDGEPAVADPRNVLRRTLEKAADRGFTFYTHPEIEFYLLKSSQFGEGGPVPVDSAGYFDNVPGGTAHDFRRRSVRMLEDLGISVEFSHHEGGPGQNEIDLRYADALTTADNIMTFRAVIKEVAIEQGVYATFMPKPLTGQPGSGMHTHLSLFEGDTNAFYEPGSEYQLSKVARHFIAGLLHHAPEITAVTNQFVNSYKRLWGGDEAPSYVCWGHNNRSALVRVPLYKPGKGQSARVEYRAIDSASNPYLAFSLLLAAGLKGIEEEYPLPPEAEDDVWALSDGERRALGFNPLPASLEQAVQSMEESELVAETLGEQVFSYVLANKRREFQEYRAQVTPYELRTNLEIL; this comes from the coding sequence ATGGACAAGCAGCGCGACTTCGTGCTCCGCACCATCGAGGAACGCGGCGTCAAGTTCGTACGACTCTGGTTCACAGACGTCGTCGGCACGCTGAAATCGGTGGCCATCGCACCCGCCGAGGTCGAGGGCGCGTTCACAGAGGGTCTCGGCTTCGACGGGTCGGCGATCGAGGGTCTCACCAGGACGTTCGAGTCCGATCTGTTGGCCCATCCCGACCCCACGACGTTTCAGATCCTGCCCTGGCGGGGAGAGATCGATCCGACGGCCCGCATGTTCTGCGACATCTCCACGCCCGACGGCGAGCCCGCTGTCGCCGACCCGCGCAACGTGTTGCGTCGCACGCTCGAGAAGGCGGCGGATCGCGGGTTCACGTTCTACACGCATCCCGAGATCGAGTTCTATCTCCTCAAGTCATCGCAGTTCGGCGAGGGCGGACCTGTGCCCGTCGACTCCGCCGGATACTTCGACAACGTTCCAGGCGGAACGGCGCACGACTTCCGCCGCCGGTCCGTGCGCATGCTCGAAGATCTCGGCATCTCCGTGGAGTTCAGCCACCACGAGGGCGGCCCCGGCCAGAACGAGATCGACCTCCGCTACGCGGATGCGCTCACCACCGCGGACAACATCATGACGTTCCGCGCCGTGATCAAGGAGGTCGCCATCGAGCAGGGCGTGTACGCGACCTTCATGCCGAAGCCGCTGACCGGGCAGCCGGGAAGCGGCATGCACACCCACCTGTCTCTCTTCGAGGGCGACACCAACGCGTTCTACGAGCCCGGCTCCGAATACCAGCTCTCCAAGGTGGCCAGGCACTTCATCGCGGGGCTTCTGCACCACGCGCCGGAGATCACCGCGGTGACCAATCAGTTCGTCAACTCGTACAAGCGGCTGTGGGGCGGTGACGAGGCGCCGAGCTACGTCTGCTGGGGCCACAACAACCGCTCCGCCCTGGTGCGCGTTCCGCTCTACAAGCCGGGCAAGGGACAGAGCGCACGTGTCGAATACCGCGCGATCGACTCGGCCTCCAACCCGTACCTCGCGTTCTCGCTGCTGCTCGCCGCAGGCCTCAAGGGCATCGAGGAGGAATACCCGCTGCCCCCTGAGGCGGAAGACGACGTCTGGGCCCTGAGCGACGGTGAACGGCGGGCACTCGGCTTCAACCCGCTGCCCGCCAGCCTCGAGCAGGCGGTGCAGAGCATGGAGGAGTCCGAGCTCGTGGCCGAGACGCTCGGCGAGCAGGTCTTCTCGTATGTGCTCGCCAACAAGCGTCGTGAGTTCCAGGAGTACCGCGCGCAGGTCACTCCCTACGAGCTGCGCACGAACCTCGAGATCCTGTGA
- a CDS encoding RDD family protein produces MPSSSDPRHFGDLAPSSYPGERLGAPQSGPGSVARPGRRILGLIIDWAIASLLSFAFFHYDGWATLGVFALLQYVFIPTIGGSIGHRIVGLRLVALNGGWVGLWRPLVRTVLLCIVVPAVVWDSDQRGFHDKVAGTLLLRA; encoded by the coding sequence GTGCCAAGCTCCTCCGATCCGCGCCATTTCGGCGATCTCGCGCCCAGCAGCTATCCCGGTGAGCGCCTCGGCGCACCGCAGAGCGGGCCGGGGTCCGTGGCCAGACCGGGTCGGCGCATCCTCGGTCTCATCATCGACTGGGCGATCGCGAGCCTGCTGTCGTTCGCGTTCTTCCACTACGACGGCTGGGCGACGCTCGGCGTCTTCGCGCTTCTGCAGTACGTCTTCATCCCGACGATCGGCGGGAGCATCGGACACCGGATCGTCGGACTGCGTCTGGTAGCACTCAACGGCGGATGGGTCGGTCTATGGCGCCCACTCGTGCGCACCGTTCTGCTCTGCATCGTCGTTCCCGCCGTGGTGTGGGATTCCGACCAGCGCGGATTTCACGACAAGGTGGCGGGAACGCTCCTGCTCCGCGCCTGA